The Algoriphagus sanaruensis genome window below encodes:
- a CDS encoding Fic family protein, protein MSYNWQQTGWPKFQFTPGLIDDIQLKFLLKSGKSNGQYAGVSSEKKDQLLVDILLSEAIKTSEIEGEFLSRVDVMSSIKKNLGIHEEQPRLVKDQRAKGIAKLMVAVRQSWKDLLTDSYLFSWHEMLMEGNRYIQAGKWRSGMEPMQVVSGAMGKEVIHFEAPPSSQVSSEMDRFITWFNATAPGGVTQILNPILRSALVHLYFESIHPFEDGNGRIGRALAEKALHQGLDQPILISLSEVIEADRNRYYEQLKQAQRTLQVDEWLLYFADVVLKAQEKVEELIEFSLKKSLLFDSFRNQLNERELKTLTRMLEEGPDGFQGGMNAKKYMSLTGSSKATATRDLQHLRDLGIFVPEGGGRSVRYQINL, encoded by the coding sequence ATGAGCTACAATTGGCAACAGACAGGATGGCCGAAATTTCAGTTTACCCCAGGATTGATCGATGATATTCAGCTCAAATTTTTATTGAAGTCTGGTAAATCCAACGGGCAGTATGCTGGAGTTTCTTCCGAGAAGAAAGACCAACTTCTTGTGGATATTCTGTTGTCTGAAGCAATCAAGACTTCCGAGATCGAGGGAGAATTCCTTAGCCGAGTCGATGTGATGTCTTCGATCAAGAAGAATCTCGGCATTCACGAGGAGCAGCCTCGATTGGTCAAAGATCAACGTGCCAAAGGCATTGCCAAACTGATGGTTGCAGTTCGCCAATCTTGGAAAGATCTACTCACGGATTCCTACCTTTTTTCATGGCATGAGATGCTGATGGAAGGCAATCGCTACATCCAAGCCGGCAAATGGCGAAGTGGCATGGAACCGATGCAGGTCGTTTCTGGTGCGATGGGAAAAGAAGTGATTCATTTTGAAGCACCACCATCTAGCCAAGTTTCTAGCGAAATGGATCGCTTTATCACTTGGTTTAATGCGACTGCGCCGGGGGGAGTCACCCAAATTCTTAACCCTATTTTACGTTCAGCATTGGTGCATCTGTACTTTGAGAGCATTCATCCCTTTGAGGATGGGAACGGACGAATCGGGCGAGCTTTGGCTGAGAAAGCCTTGCATCAAGGTCTGGATCAGCCGATTTTGATCAGTTTGTCTGAAGTTATTGAAGCAGATCGCAATCGCTATTATGAGCAACTCAAGCAAGCGCAACGTACGCTTCAGGTGGACGAATGGCTGCTTTATTTTGCCGATGTAGTCTTGAAGGCTCAAGAAAAAGTGGAAGAGTTGATTGAGTTTTCTCTAAAGAAGTCCCTTCTTTTTGACTCTTTCCGAAACCAGTTAAATGAGCGCGAACTAAAGACACTTACCCGAATGCTAGAGGAAGGTCCCGATGGATTTCAGGGAGGGATGAATGCTAAAAAATACATGTCTTTGACAGGTTCTTCCAAAGCTACTGCCACTCGAGACTTACAGCATTTGCGGGATTTGGGGATTTTTGTGCCGGAGGGAGGAGGGCGAAGTGTGCGGTATCAGATAAATTTATAA
- a CDS encoding amidohydrolase: MNHLVQLRRTLHQFPETALEETQTAQRILEFFRPLSPDQIFENLGGTGLAFVFEGKKPGQRILFRCELDGLPIEDLNPSNHQSQIPGKGHLCGHDGHMAILCGLGEKLSQNRPESGEVVLLFQPAEETGEGAKAVLSDSRFEQIRPDFAFALHNLPGFPLHQAITREGTFAAGSTGMTLIFTGKTSHAAHPEDGKNPSVAISKLILAIPEICRTIPGFCLATVIQVDLGGLAFGTSAGKGSLSLTLRAFDQENLNRLIQEVTTKANSLALDDQLDLKVRFQESFAVSKNDIAATPFAMKAFANLNLVVVEKAEPFRWSEDFGLFSQIAPSYLFGLGAGEKCAQLHQPTYDFPDELIETGVTIFWEIVKETCQVSKT, translated from the coding sequence ATGAATCATCTGGTCCAGCTCCGACGCACGCTCCACCAATTTCCAGAAACCGCGCTCGAGGAAACTCAAACTGCTCAGCGTATTTTGGAATTTTTCCGACCTCTTTCCCCTGATCAGATCTTCGAAAATCTGGGAGGAACCGGACTGGCATTTGTTTTCGAAGGGAAAAAACCCGGTCAAAGAATCCTGTTCCGCTGCGAACTCGATGGATTACCAATTGAGGACTTGAACCCAAGCAATCACCAAAGTCAGATTCCCGGTAAGGGCCATCTCTGTGGACACGATGGTCATATGGCGATTTTGTGTGGTTTGGGTGAAAAGCTTTCCCAAAACCGACCTGAATCCGGGGAAGTCGTTCTACTTTTCCAGCCGGCAGAAGAGACTGGCGAAGGAGCCAAAGCTGTCCTTTCGGATTCTAGATTTGAGCAAATACGACCTGATTTTGCATTTGCCCTTCATAACCTTCCCGGCTTTCCCCTTCACCAAGCCATCACACGAGAAGGGACATTTGCCGCGGGAAGTACCGGGATGACGCTCATTTTTACTGGAAAAACATCCCATGCTGCTCATCCTGAGGATGGAAAAAATCCATCAGTAGCCATCTCAAAATTGATTTTGGCAATTCCCGAAATTTGTCGAACTATTCCTGGGTTCTGCTTGGCAACGGTGATTCAAGTAGATTTGGGAGGTTTGGCTTTTGGTACGAGTGCAGGAAAGGGAAGCTTGAGCCTTACCTTGCGGGCTTTTGATCAGGAAAACTTGAATCGCTTGATTCAAGAAGTAACCACAAAAGCCAATTCCTTGGCACTTGATGATCAACTTGATTTGAAGGTTCGATTTCAGGAAAGTTTTGCTGTTTCTAAAAATGACATAGCTGCTACTCCATTTGCGATGAAGGCCTTTGCAAATTTGAACTTGGTGGTAGTTGAAAAGGCTGAGCCATTTCGATGGTCCGAGGACTTTGGACTATTTAGCCAAATTGCTCCTTCCTATTTGTTTGGGTTAGGTGCAGGTGAAAAATGCGCGCAATTGCACCAACCTACCTATGATTTTCCGGATGAATTGATCGAAACGGGAGTAACTATTTTTTGGGAAATCGTAAAAGAGACCTGTCAGGTTTCCAAAACCTGA
- a CDS encoding NIPSNAP family protein, protein MNIKKLLSIVLLSFLSVSLFAQNGKRDFYELRIYHIENASQESQIDGYLEKALLPAFHRNGIAKVGVFKPIASQADAGKKVYLFIPYSSMKAYSEMEGKLAKDQVYQQAGAAYINAAFENPPYQRIETAFLQAFTGHPRYSEPNLTGPKKDRVYELRSYESPTEKLYKQKVKMFNEGEMDIFTKLNFNPVFYGEVIAGASMPNLMYMTTFETIESREAHWKAFGSDEDWNRMKVMPEYQNIMNKNDQRLLYPTDYSDF, encoded by the coding sequence ATGAATATCAAAAAGCTACTTTCAATCGTACTGCTTTCTTTCCTTTCTGTCAGTCTATTCGCCCAAAACGGAAAAAGGGACTTCTATGAATTGAGAATTTACCACATTGAAAACGCCAGTCAGGAAAGCCAAATCGACGGCTACTTAGAAAAGGCACTTTTGCCAGCTTTTCACCGGAATGGCATTGCCAAAGTTGGAGTTTTTAAACCTATTGCTTCCCAAGCTGACGCAGGCAAAAAAGTATATCTATTTATTCCTTATTCTTCCATGAAAGCCTATTCTGAAATGGAAGGAAAATTAGCCAAAGATCAAGTCTATCAACAAGCTGGCGCCGCATACATCAATGCGGCTTTTGAGAATCCTCCCTACCAAAGAATTGAAACTGCCTTTTTACAGGCCTTTACCGGACATCCGAGATATAGCGAACCAAACCTAACAGGTCCTAAAAAAGATCGTGTTTATGAATTGAGAAGCTATGAATCCCCAACAGAAAAACTTTACAAACAAAAAGTGAAGATGTTTAACGAAGGGGAAATGGACATTTTTACCAAGCTCAACTTCAATCCGGTATTTTATGGGGAAGTCATTGCAGGTGCCTCAATGCCTAATTTGATGTATATGACCACATTCGAAACCATCGAATCTCGAGAGGCTCATTGGAAAGCGTTTGGTTCTGATGAAGATTGGAATCGAATGAAGGTAATGCCAGAGTACCAAAACATCATGAACAAAAACGATCAGCGACTTCTATATCCGACGGATTACTCAGATTTTTAA
- a CDS encoding M1 family metallopeptidase: MRKKLLAIAALGLAGISPLLAQHTEQNHAVRFEQLGTMLRTPNVYRTASGAPGHMYWQQQANYVISVELNDDNQSIKGSEAVTYINNSPDQLTYLWLQLDQNNRSKDSDTPKVTESSIGPRMSMRALEGILWHSDDHDIKIHSIKDASGNPLHIAINKTMMRVDLPQPLKAGETFTFSVDWSFNITDRMGFIGGRPGYEFFPKDGNYLYTMSEWFPRMAVYSDFEGWQNKQFLGSGEFALTFGNYEVRITVPADHMVGATGVLQNPEEVLSATELERWNKAKQTFDKPVVIRTQAEAEALEKKKGSGKKTWVFKAENVRDFAWTSSRKFIWDAMAVKLAGKDVMAMSYYGKEGNPLWEQYSTRVVAHTLKSYSAHSFDYPYPVAISVEASNGMEYPMICFNYGRPDADGTYSDAIKYGMISVIIHEVGHNFFPMIVNSDERQWTWMDEGLNTFMQFMAEQEWDRNYPSRRGPAHKIVPYMRSEKHLLEPIMTNSENIIQFGPNAYAKPATALNILRETVMGRELFDFAFKEYSRRWMFKHPTPDDFFRTLEDASAVDLDWFWRGWFYGTEPVDISIENVSWYKLDNRTPAQKKADAKQAFDLEESYVSKEFNKTDVKQTVVEADPATRDFYNSYNPFTVTPEDEDAYKKFMASLTEKEKALLNSNMNFYEMTFKNVGGLVMPLIIEFHYTDGTSEIERIPAEIWRKNESQVTKVFAKQKEVVRFVLDPKRETADIDETSNYWPRQYQPTRFELFKGAGGVRGASMGDNPMKKAQKK, translated from the coding sequence ATGAGGAAAAAACTACTCGCGATTGCCGCTTTGGGATTGGCGGGAATCTCTCCCCTGCTTGCTCAGCATACCGAGCAAAACCACGCCGTACGATTTGAGCAACTCGGCACCATGCTTCGTACACCCAATGTGTACCGAACAGCATCTGGCGCTCCAGGCCACATGTACTGGCAGCAGCAAGCTAACTATGTGATCAGTGTTGAGCTAAATGACGACAACCAGTCGATCAAAGGCTCTGAAGCGGTCACTTACATCAATAATTCCCCGGATCAGTTGACCTACCTTTGGTTGCAGTTGGATCAAAACAACCGATCCAAAGACTCTGATACACCCAAGGTAACTGAATCCAGCATCGGCCCAAGAATGTCCATGAGAGCTCTTGAGGGAATCCTTTGGCATTCTGACGATCATGACATCAAAATCCACTCGATCAAGGACGCATCTGGAAATCCGCTTCACATCGCAATCAACAAAACCATGATGCGAGTGGACCTTCCCCAACCGTTGAAGGCAGGAGAGACATTCACTTTTTCGGTGGATTGGAGCTTTAACATCACCGATCGAATGGGCTTTATTGGAGGCCGTCCAGGCTATGAATTTTTCCCAAAAGATGGCAATTACCTCTACACGATGTCTGAGTGGTTTCCAAGAATGGCCGTTTACTCAGACTTCGAAGGATGGCAAAACAAGCAATTCCTAGGATCTGGGGAGTTTGCCTTGACATTTGGAAACTACGAAGTACGCATCACCGTGCCTGCTGACCACATGGTCGGTGCGACTGGTGTACTTCAAAATCCTGAAGAAGTCCTTTCTGCTACCGAGTTAGAGCGATGGAATAAGGCCAAGCAGACCTTTGATAAACCAGTCGTAATTCGAACCCAAGCTGAGGCTGAAGCCTTGGAAAAAAAGAAAGGATCTGGCAAAAAGACTTGGGTATTCAAAGCTGAAAATGTCCGAGACTTTGCCTGGACTTCATCAAGAAAATTCATCTGGGATGCAATGGCGGTGAAATTGGCTGGAAAAGATGTGATGGCGATGTCTTACTACGGAAAAGAAGGAAATCCACTTTGGGAACAATATTCCACTCGAGTGGTAGCGCATACGTTGAAGTCTTACTCAGCGCATTCCTTTGATTATCCCTACCCTGTAGCCATCTCTGTGGAGGCAAGTAACGGAATGGAATATCCGATGATCTGCTTCAACTATGGACGTCCAGACGCGGATGGTACTTACTCTGATGCGATTAAGTATGGGATGATTTCCGTGATTATCCATGAAGTGGGTCACAACTTCTTCCCGATGATCGTCAACTCTGACGAGCGTCAGTGGACTTGGATGGATGAGGGCTTGAATACGTTCATGCAGTTTATGGCTGAGCAAGAATGGGACAGAAACTATCCTTCCCGTCGTGGTCCAGCACATAAAATTGTGCCTTACATGAGAAGTGAAAAGCACTTGCTTGAGCCAATCATGACCAATTCTGAAAACATCATCCAATTTGGGCCGAATGCTTATGCCAAACCTGCCACTGCCTTGAATATCCTTCGGGAGACGGTAATGGGCAGAGAGTTGTTTGACTTCGCTTTCAAAGAGTACTCGAGAAGATGGATGTTTAAGCACCCAACCCCAGATGATTTCTTTAGAACCTTGGAAGATGCATCGGCAGTAGATTTGGATTGGTTCTGGAGAGGTTGGTTCTATGGAACTGAACCGGTTGATATTTCCATTGAAAATGTAAGCTGGTACAAGCTTGACAACCGAACTCCTGCTCAGAAAAAGGCGGATGCAAAACAAGCTTTCGATTTAGAAGAATCCTATGTTTCCAAGGAATTCAATAAAACGGATGTAAAACAAACCGTGGTAGAAGCAGATCCAGCGACTCGAGATTTCTATAACAGCTATAATCCTTTTACAGTAACACCAGAAGATGAGGATGCCTACAAGAAGTTTATGGCTAGCTTGACAGAGAAAGAAAAAGCCTTGCTCAACAGCAACATGAACTTCTATGAAATGACTTTTAAAAACGTTGGGGGCTTGGTGATGCCATTGATCATTGAATTCCACTACACAGACGGCACTTCTGAAATCGAGCGAATTCCAGCAGAAATCTGGAGAAAAAATGAATCTCAGGTGACCAAAGTTTTTGCGAAGCAAAAAGAAGTAGTTCGATTTGTACTCGATCCTAAGCGGGAAACTGCCGACATCGATGAAACCAGCAACTATTGGCCGAGACAATACCAGCCAACGCGTTTTGAATTATTCAAAGGTGCCGGCGGTGTGAGAGGAGCATCTATGGGCGACAACCCGATGAAAAAGGCGCAGAAGAAATAA
- a CDS encoding HupE/UreJ family protein — protein MSSFELYFKLGLEHILDIQGFDHILFVLALCAVYVARDWKKILILVTAFTIGHSLTLALATFNVIQVRSDLIEFLIPVTIAITALVNLFKPKPSTGKGIQLNYIFAVFFGLIHGLGFSNYLKELLGKEASIWQPLLAFNLGLEAGQIVIVTAFLILTSLLGLAGVNRKDWTLIVSAFVLGVACMLMLETKFW, from the coding sequence ATGTCTTCATTTGAACTTTACTTCAAACTCGGACTGGAGCATATCCTCGATATCCAGGGCTTTGACCATATTTTATTTGTGTTGGCCTTGTGTGCGGTTTACGTGGCTCGGGATTGGAAAAAGATCTTAATTCTGGTCACTGCCTTTACAATTGGACATTCGCTGACCCTTGCATTAGCTACCTTTAATGTAATTCAAGTTCGATCGGATCTGATCGAATTTCTCATTCCAGTTACCATTGCTATTACCGCATTGGTAAATCTCTTTAAGCCCAAACCATCCACAGGAAAAGGCATTCAGCTCAACTACATTTTTGCTGTTTTCTTTGGTTTGATCCACGGGCTGGGATTTTCAAATTACCTGAAAGAATTGTTGGGAAAAGAGGCTAGCATATGGCAGCCGCTCCTGGCATTTAACCTTGGTTTAGAAGCCGGACAGATTGTGATCGTAACAGCATTTCTGATTCTGACTTCGCTCTTAGGTTTAGCAGGAGTCAACAGAAAAGACTGGACGCTGATCGTATCCGCTTTTGTCCTTGGCGTAGCCTGTATGCTGATGCTTGAAACCAAATTTTGGTAA
- a CDS encoding DUF6702 family protein, which translates to MQQVYILIVGFWMTLIHPFFISLTEMRYNSQSKKMEIAQKIFWDDLEVGLAKEFKGKVDFLNPTDKAKLESQIKTYLLKHNQVWVNGKLLTLNYLGHEVEEDAAWFYLESSQAETPKTVEMKNTILLEDFDGQQNIVHVYFQSKSPRSMLLGKGEEKGKVEF; encoded by the coding sequence ATGCAACAGGTTTACATTTTAATAGTCGGATTTTGGATGACCCTTATCCATCCTTTTTTCATCTCACTGACAGAGATGCGGTATAACTCTCAAAGTAAGAAAATGGAAATCGCGCAGAAGATTTTTTGGGATGACTTGGAAGTTGGATTGGCTAAAGAATTTAAAGGCAAAGTGGATTTTCTCAATCCAACCGACAAAGCCAAACTCGAAAGCCAAATTAAAACCTATCTCCTCAAGCATAACCAAGTCTGGGTTAATGGCAAATTACTCACGCTAAACTATTTGGGCCATGAGGTGGAGGAGGATGCCGCTTGGTTTTATCTGGAATCTTCCCAAGCCGAAACTCCCAAAACGGTGGAAATGAAAAATACGATTCTGCTTGAAGACTTTGACGGGCAGCAAAATATTGTCCATGTCTATTTTCAGTCAAAATCGCCCCGAAGTATGCTTTTGGGAAAAGGAGAAGAAAAGGGGAAGGTGGAGTTTTGA
- a CDS encoding glycine--tRNA ligase, which produces MAKTETPGENAQLKDIISHAKEYGFVYPSSEIYDGLQAVYDYGAYGVELKNNLKRLWWETMTRVSDNIVGIDAAIFMHPTTWKASGHVDSFNDPMIDNKDSKKRYRADVLVEEHAAKLENEGQVEKANSLTAALARLLEAEDLAGVRDLITNEGIKCPISGTSNWTDVRQFNLMFSTQVGSVAEDASTIYLRPETAQGIFVNFLNVQKTARMKVPFGIAQIGKAFRNEIVARQFIFRMREFEQMEMQFFVRPGTELDWYQKWADTRMRWHLALGTPAAKLRKHDHEKLAHYANAAMDIEFEFPFGFKEVEGIHSRTDFDLKSHQEYSKKKQQYFDPEINQNYIPYVIETSIGADRLFLLTLCNAYTEEKTEEKSRTYLKFHPAVAPVKAAILPIVKKDGLPEKAQEIVDALKYDFNIIYEDSGSIGKRYTRQDLIGTPFCIAVDHQTLEDNTVTIRHRDTTEQERVAISELHGRIAEATSFRRIFEKI; this is translated from the coding sequence ATGGCAAAGACAGAAACTCCCGGCGAAAACGCCCAATTGAAAGATATTATTTCCCATGCCAAAGAGTATGGATTTGTGTACCCTAGTTCTGAGATCTATGACGGCTTGCAAGCTGTGTACGATTACGGGGCTTATGGAGTAGAATTAAAAAACAACCTCAAGCGCTTGTGGTGGGAAACCATGACCCGCGTATCCGACAATATCGTCGGGATCGATGCAGCGATTTTTATGCATCCGACCACTTGGAAAGCTTCCGGTCACGTGGATTCTTTCAACGATCCTATGATCGACAACAAGGACAGCAAAAAGCGCTACCGCGCCGATGTGCTAGTGGAAGAACATGCTGCCAAGTTGGAAAATGAAGGTCAGGTGGAAAAAGCCAATTCCCTGACTGCTGCTTTGGCTAGACTTCTCGAAGCCGAAGATCTGGCCGGAGTACGCGACCTGATCACCAACGAAGGCATCAAATGCCCAATCTCCGGTACTTCCAACTGGACTGATGTGCGTCAGTTTAACCTGATGTTTTCCACGCAAGTGGGTTCAGTAGCCGAAGATGCCTCCACAATCTACCTCCGTCCGGAAACTGCTCAGGGGATTTTTGTGAACTTCCTCAATGTGCAGAAGACGGCTCGAATGAAAGTTCCTTTCGGAATCGCTCAGATCGGAAAAGCCTTCAGAAACGAGATCGTAGCCCGTCAGTTCATCTTCCGTATGCGCGAATTCGAGCAAATGGAGATGCAATTTTTCGTGCGTCCTGGCACTGAGCTCGACTGGTATCAAAAGTGGGCCGATACGCGGATGAGATGGCATTTGGCTTTGGGTACGCCTGCGGCAAAGCTCCGCAAGCACGACCACGAAAAGTTGGCACATTACGCCAATGCAGCTATGGACATCGAGTTTGAGTTTCCGTTTGGATTCAAAGAAGTGGAAGGTATCCACTCAAGAACCGACTTTGACTTGAAATCTCATCAGGAATACTCCAAGAAAAAGCAGCAGTACTTCGATCCGGAGATCAATCAGAACTATATCCCGTACGTGATCGAGACTTCAATTGGTGCAGACCGATTGTTCTTGTTGACACTTTGCAACGCTTATACAGAGGAGAAAACAGAAGAGAAAAGCAGAACCTATTTGAAGTTCCATCCAGCAGTAGCCCCGGTTAAGGCTGCCATTCTACCTATCGTGAAAAAGGATGGCCTTCCGGAGAAAGCTCAGGAAATCGTGGATGCCTTGAAGTACGACTTCAACATCATCTATGAAGATTCCGGTTCAATCGGCAAGCGCTATACCCGTCAGGACTTGATCGGAACTCCGTTCTGTATTGCGGTAGATCATCAGACCTTGGAAGACAATACCGTCACCATCCGTCACCGAGACACCACCGAACAGGAGCGAGTTGCTATTTCTGAACTACATGGACGAATCGCTGAGGCGACGAGCTTCAGAAGAATATTCGAGAAGATTTGA